A region of the Bremerella alba genome:
TATTACCTCGAAAATCAATACAACCGGTTTTCTTTAACTCAAGAATATCAGGTAAGTGATGCACGAATAGTGCGACTTTCCGTTAGATGCGACTTTTGCATCAAGAGAAACTTTTCGTACACCGAGGAATTTTTGAACTTCAGTGAAGACCGTACTCTGGGTGGTCGATATCTGCTCATATAGAACTGTTTCTCATGTTGAATTACCCCATCCAGAAACATTCGTGAGCACACGTCGCTGGAATCTAAGATCTCCAGCGACGCTTAGGGGTCGAATGGTTACCTGCCCCAACCGTTCGACCCCGTTTTTATTTCTTGACTGATCTTCCTGCAGCAACGTGTTTAGTGCAGCACAGGGCACACATCGAACCACTGCCGGCCATGTTCGGCCATCCAGTCGTTCGACTGGTCCGGCCCCCAGAAACCGGGCTCGTACAGGTGCAGCTTAGGGGCCTGGGCAGAACGCCAGGTCTGAATGATCGGGTCGATGATTCCCCAGGCGAGTTCCACTTCATCGCTGCGAGCAAACAAGCTGGCATCGCCTTGCAGGGCATCCAGCAGCAGACGCTGGTAGGCATCGGGCATTTCGCCTTGGAATTCTTTGCAAAAACGGAAGTCCAGGGGAGTGGTCCGGGTCATCATCCCTTCGTCGGGAACCTTCGTCTGAATCTGCATTTGCAGACCTTCGGCAGGCTGAATCTGCATCACCAAGCGGCAAGAATCCATATGCGCCTTCTGATCGAAGAGCGTATGCGGAGGCTGACTGTATTGAATGACGATCTGGGTGGTGCGGCACGACATGCCTTTACCGCTGCGGAGATAGAACGGCACCCCATTCCAACGCCAGTTATCGACCCACAACCGTAACGCCGCGAACGTTTCGGTCTGGCTGTCCGCCGGCACGCCTTCCTCTTGGCGGTAGCCTTCGTACTGGCCACGAAGTGTTTCTCGGGCGATCTCATCCGACGACATCGGGCGGATGGACTGAAGCACTTTGACCTTTTCGTCCCGCACCATGTCCGCATCAAAGCGAACCGGCGACTCCATGGCGGTCACCATCAGAAGTTGCAGTAGATGGTTTTGGAACATATCTCGCAGCACGCCGGCCTGGTCGTAGTAACCACCGCGACGTCCCACGACCACCTCTTCGGCCACGGTGATCTGCACGTGGTCGATGTAGTTACGGTTCCAGAGCGGCTCGAAGATCGAATTGGCAAATCGCATGACCAACAAGTTCTGAACCGTTTCCTTCCCCAGGTAATGGTCGATGCGATAGACCTGCTTCTCAGGGAAGACACGATTAACGTCCTTGTTCAACTTCTCGGCCGTACTCAGGTCGTAACCAAAAGGTTTTTCCAAAACAATGCGTCGGGCGCCTTCTTCCTGATTGGCCAGGCCTGACTCGCCGAGCTGATCGATCGCGGCGGTGTACAGACGAGGGGCCGTCGATAGGTAATAAACGCGTTCGGCTGGACCGCCTTCGACTTCTTCCAGCAAGGCCTTAAGCCCCTGCAGATCTTCCAGCTTGGTCAGGTCGCCAGGGTGATAGTAGATGCCGGCAGCGAACTTGCTCCACGACTCTTCTTCAAACTTCTTGCCAGTGAATTCTTCCGTCGTTTTCTTCAAACCGGCACGCCAGGAGTCGTGCGAGAACTCGGTTCGCGACATGCCAACAATTCGCGTCCCCTCCGGCAGGCGTCCTTTTTTGGACAGCAGATACAGAGCCGGAATTAGTTTGCGGCTGGTCAGATCACCAGAAGCACCGAAGATGACAAATGTGTGAGACATGGCTTTTCCTGTTTCATACGCCGCGACGAATCGGGGTAAATTCCAGCGATCGCCCACAGCGCGAATTCGCGACCGTCTTCTTCCCTCTAGTCAAACTAACGGCTTAAACCATGCAGGCCAATTATGCCCCATGAAATTCCGGGGAATTACCCCCGAAAGCTGGGCTTAAAACCGCATTGCCGTAAAGCCGCCGTCGACATAAACCGTGGCACCGGTGATGAAACTACCGGCTGCTTGCGACAATAACAAGATCGATGCCCCGACAAGTTCTTCGGGTTCACCAAAACGAGCCATCGGCGTTTGACCAATGATGTTATCAACCCGTTCTTTATCAAGGATCTTGCGGTTCTGTTCGGCCGGAAAGAAGCCAGGGCAGAGCGTGTTGAAACGCACGCCTTGGGTGGCATACTCGCGGGCCAGATTTTTGGTCAGGTTATCGACGGCTGCTTTCGAGGCCGAGTAGGCGAATACCCGCGATAGCGGCAAGTGCGCTGTCACACTGCCGATGTTCAGGATTGCGCCACCTTGCTCTTGCGCGGACATCGTGGGTGCAAAAGCTTGGCAAGCGAGATGCGTACCGGTGAGGTTGGTATCTAATACCCGCTGCCAATCTTCGTCGGTGATCTCTTCGTAAGGAACGGAAGAATTAACCCCGGCGCAGTTGACGAGCATGTCGACCCGACCGAACTTCTCCAGGCATTGATCGCGTAGCTGAGCCAGCGAATCTCGCGAGAGCGTATCGGCAGCGATAAACGCGGCCTTGCCACCGGCAGAGGTGATCCGCTCGGCACGGCTTTCGCCTCGCTGGGCATTCAGGCCGCTCACCACGACGGTTGCTCCGGCCGAGGCCAGACCTTCCGCGATCGCTCCACCCAGGACTCCGGAAGCCCCGACGACGACGGCGACTTGACCATCGAGCCCGAACATTTTGGTAAGGAAATCAGTTGCCATGCTCGCTATCGATCTTTTTCTAGAACTCCCAGGCACTAAGATCGGCCCTGGGAGTTTGTGGCAGGAGAGTTAGATACTCGAATCGGTTAGCCGAGCGATTAAGACTTTGGCTCGCGACGACGCTGCAGCCATTCGGCATGGAAGGTGCCTTCCTTGTCGGTGCGCTGGAACGTGTGTGCGCCGAAGTAATCGCGTTGGGCTTGCAGCAGGTTGGCCGGCAGGCGATCGTTGCGATAGCCGTCGAAGTAAGCCAATGCTCCGGCGAACGCAGGGGTCGGAACGCCCAGGTCAATGGCCGTCTTGACCGAGGCTCGCCAACCGTCTTGCCCCTTGGTAACCGCTTCGGTGAAGTACGGATCCAACAGCAGGTTTTCGAGGTTCGCGTCTTTGTCGAACGCTTCTTTGATGCGATCGAGGAACTGAGCGCGAATGATACAGCCACCACGCCACAAGAGGGCACAATCGCCGTAGTTCAAACCCCAATCGTGTTCAGCCGAAGCGGCTTGCAACTGCACGAAACCTTGGGCGTAGCTACACAGTTTGGAAGCGTACAGGGCTTCGCGAACTTGTTCGATGAACTTCGTACGATCTTCGGAAGTCTTGCCGCTTGGCCCGGTCAGCACCTTGCTGGCTCGCACGCGGGCTTCCTTAGCCGCCGACAAACCACGAGCGTATACGGCGGTCGTGACCAGGGTGCTGGGCACGCCCAGGTCCAAGGCCAGTTGGCTCATCCACTTACCGGTACCCTTGGCTCCGGCAACGTCAAGGATCTTGTCGACCAGGTAAGCTTCGCCGTCGTCATCCTTCACACTGAAGATGTCGCGAGTGATTTCGATCAGGTAGCTCTGCAGGTCGCCGCTGTTCCATTGATCGAAGACTTCGTACAGTTCGTCGTTGGTCAGCCCCAGACCGTGCTTAAGCAGGAAGTACGCTTCGCAGATCAGCTGCATGTCGCCGTACTCGATGCCGTTGTGCACCATCTTCACGTAGTGACCTGCACCGCGAGGACCAACCCATTCGCAGCAAGGAATGTCTTCGTTAGGACCGACCTTGGCCGAGATGGCCTGGAAGATTTCCTTGATGTGCGGCCAGGCAGCTTCACTACCGCCGGGCATCAAGCTTGGGCCCTTCAGCGCCCCTTCTTCACCACCGGAAACGCCTGAGCCGACAAATAGCAGGCCCTTTTCTTCAACGTACTTGGTACGACGTTCGGTGTCGGCGTAGTGGGTGTTACCACCATCGATGATGATGTCGCCTTTATCCATCAATGGAAGCAGGTCTTCGATCACCGCATCAACCGCTGGGCCTGCTTTGATCAGCAGCATCACCTTGCGAGGCGCCTTGAGCGACGAGACCAGCTTCTTCAGGTCATGGCAACCGACAAACTGCTTGCCAGCGGCACGGCCTTCAATGAATTCATCCGTCTTCTCGGTAGTTCGATTGTAGACGGCTACCTTGTAGCCGCGGCTTTCGACGTTCAGGGCAAGGTTTTCGCCCATCACGGCGAGACCAATCAAACCAAAATCGCAGGAAGCATCGGACATGATGTTTCTTTCCTCTGAGAATTAACGGGAATCAGTTTTTTCGTAGTCCCCTCTCCCCTTGGGGGAGAGGGTTAGGGTGAGGGGGCGAACCCGGTACGCGCTTCATCAACCCTCACCCTAGCCCTCTCCCTGAGAAAGGGAGGAGGGGACCAGAGATTGGTGCGGTGCGAGGACGCTCCCAGTTATTGATCTAATCGTTGACCGGCCAGCTTGGCTTTTCAGGCAAGTAGCGGTCGAATTCGTCGAGCAACGCCTGCTGATAATCGCCAGCGAACTCGAGTTTCAGGAACTTATCGATTCCTTCGTCGTAGAATCGTTTCCAGCTGTTTTCTTCGTCGCCCGGATTAATCGGATAAAACAGGCAGTCGTTGGCAGCGGCTGCTTTGTAGTCGCCAGGAGCGTCGCCGATCATCAGCGTTTGATTCGGTTTGTACTTGGTGGCATTGGTCAGCGTTTCCTTTTTGTTGCCAGCTTCCTGGCCGCAAATTTCGGTGACGTACTGACGCAAGTCGTGCTCGGTCCATTCTTCGTTCAGAGCATCGTTTGGCGTGGCGGAAACGACCAGCATGTCGGCCTTGCCGGTCAGCTTTTCCAGGCACTTGCGAACCGAAGGGAAGGGAGCCACGCCGCGAACCATGCCAGCGACGGTCTCGTTGACGGCCTTCGACCACTTCAAACAGTGGGCCAGGTCTGCGTCGTTGCTCTCGGCGACCTTGGCTTCCAAGGCCGGGTTGCCCAGCTTGGTTTCTTCGGCGATCCACTTCTGAAGCGATTCAGGGATGGTGATCTTCGCGCCGCGTTCGATCACTTCTGGGCGTTTCTGCAGCCACTCTAGTGCTTCGACCAGGGCCGGGAAACGGTTGATACCGCGGCTTTTGGAATACAGATTGACGAACTCGGCCGCTTCGCGAGCGTACTTGCTGACCCCTTGCAGTTCGTAGTAGTTGATTATGTTAGGAATGAAGCATTCCTTGTGCTTCAGTTCCATCGTGTCGAAGACGCAACCATCGGAGTCGATGCCCACAAGAAACTCTTGCTTCGGCTGAATCTGGTAGACCATGGTCGTTCGTTCTCGCTATCCGTTTAAATGGTTGCTGTGGGGGGTCAATTCGATGCGTATCGACTACTTAGGGGCTTCCTGGCGATCGGCCTGGGGCACGTACGCTGGCAGCTTTTGATCGGCATACATGTTCTGCAAACGGGTCATACGTTGACGACCATCGATCATCGGCAGGCTGACCATTCCTTCACCCAACAGCGGTTTGGCGTACTTGATGAAGTCGTCGGTCACGTCGTAACCGTTGGCGTCGATCCATGCCTTGGGGAAGGTGCGTTCGCTGTTGGCGACTTCCGCGAGAGGTGCCTTGTCGTAGCGAACGCTGTAGACATCTCCTTCGTTTCGCAAGATGGTCGACATGTAGCCAGACTGACCGGTCGAGGCCAATACGGCCGCCATTTCGCCAGCATGGTAGGCTTCGTCCAGGTCGACCGACGAGGCGTAGGCCATCGCGTGTCGCTGATCGGTACCGCTCACGTTGCAGCGGGCGGCACCTTTGACGGCCAAGCCATTGTCGTTGAGGTAATTGGTGACGATTTGTGCCACAGTGATGTTACTGGCACTGAAGCTTGTGTGACCGAACGAATCCTTTCGAGCACCGATGTCCCCCACATCAAAACCTTCGCTGAGGACCACCAGGCAGCGGCCATCTTGCTTGAGTTGCTTGTTGACGTTCTCGTGCAGTTCTTCGAGCGAGCACGGCGATTCGGCCATGTAAATCTGTAATGGCATTTCTCGCTTGGGGTCGGCCAAACGCGCGGCGGCCGGAATGTAACCGATCTTGCGGCCCATGGCCTGCATGACCAGCACTGGGTCGGCGGGGCTGCTACCGCGATTTTCTTCGTTGGCATACTGAATCATGTGCATCCAGTACTTGGCCGTCGAAGCGTAACCAGGCGTATGGTCGATCAGCTTGAACTCGCTATCACCAACGTCGTTGTCGATGGTTTTGGGTCCGCCGATACCGATCATATCGAGGCCACGGTCTTGGGCCATCTGGGCGACTTTGTTGGCCGTATCCATCGAGTCGTTTCCGCCGATGTATACGAAGTAGCCGATGTTGTGGGCCTTGAAAACTTCCATGCAGCGATCGAAGTCTTCGTTCTGCCAGTCTTTGAGCTTGTAGCGGCAAGTCCCAATCGAACCGGCGGCCGGCGTGTAACGCAGCAGCGAGATCTCTTCAGCCGGCTGATCGGTCAGATTAATCAGTTCTTCTTTAAGAACCCCTTCGATCCCATGGTGGGCACCGTAGACCGTCCCAATGTTGTCCGTTTGCAAGGCCGCTTCCACGAGGCCGCGAAGCGTATTATTGATAACCGGACTGGGACCACCACTTTGGGCAACAATTAAGTTCTTCTTGGTGCTCATTCTTTCCACCGAAACAAGATGGGGAACCGTCTGCGCCTTCCTACTTCCAGATCAGGTCGGCAAGATAGGGTAAACCGCGAATTTTACAAGACGTAGCAGCAACCGGCAATGAGGTGCCATCACCACACATTACGCGTTTTCACGGCCACTATTTGTCATTTCAGGCCCCGAGCTGCGCCAATAGAGAACGGAAACCAACAGTATTAGAACCGTTAATGGAACGCAGCCAAACAGGGCCACGCTACCCACCATGGTTGTCAGTGGCGAATGAACCGCCGCCAGCACTAGATATACGGTGTGGATAACGTACCAAGCAAGCAGCAGCCCGCCTTCCCAACGATCGATACGATACCTGGTGAAGAAGATCGGCAGACACATCACGCTGGCCGCGATCATCACCGGCATCTCTTGCCAGATGGCAGATGAGGCAACGGGAACTCCGCCGGGAACGATCACAGCCGACATCCCCAGCACGCACATCAAATTAAATAGGTTACTGCCCACCACGTTGCCGACGGCAATATCACGCTCGCCTTTGAGGGAAGCTGTGATCGAAGCCACCACTTCAGGCAGAGAGGTCCCAACCGCGACAATCGTCAAACCGATTAATAGTTCGCTCATCCCCATCTGCCGAGCAACCATTACTGCTCCATCCACAAGCCACTGCGAACCAAACGCCAGCGCGATCAGGCCGAGCACAATCCACAACAACTGCAGCGCCGCACCCCAATTCGACTTGGGTGGCTTGTCGAACTCCTGGGCAAACTCTTGAACGACGGTCTGCGATTCGCGCCGGCTTTGCCAGACCGACCAACCCACATAGGCGATCAACCCAGCGACCAGGACGAGGCCTTCCAATCTCCCCAATGTGCCGTTAATCGCCAGACCCCACGTCACCACGGAAACCAACACCATCAAGGGAAGTTCCAGGCGTATCAGTTGGCTGTTTACGATCAGCGGAGAGACCAGCGCCGAGATGCCGAGGATGAAGAGCGTATTGAAGACATTGCTCCCCACCACATTCCCAATCGCGATGTCGGCCTGGCCCGCCATGCCAGCTTTAAGCGAAACGGCTAGTTCCGGGGCACTGGTCCCAAACGCAACGACCGTCAGGCCAATAACCAGCGGAGAAACGCCCAAGAGGGCCGCCAACGCAGACGCCCCGCGGACTAAGAGTTCCCCTCCTAAAACCAAAGCCACAAGACCAACGACGATTAAACCGGCGGCCACGAACATACGGCTCTTTCAATAAAAGAAAGGTAGTGAGCCGTCATTATGAGAAGCGAACCTAGCCGTCGAACAGGGGACGTTCGACGGCTTGCGGGATTTCGCAACCGCACAGGTTAACCAACATTAGTCGACCGGAGAGTCGTACTGTTCCATCAAGGCACTAAAGTACATCACAAACTTGCCACTCCGCTTGTCGCGTTTATCGATCATCTGCATCGCGGCTTTCAGCAAATCGCGACGACTTACCTGACCGATCAGCTTGGTCCCTTCCAGGACCGGCAATCGTCGATAAGGGGTCGATAAAAAGATCTGGGCACAACTTAGCCAATCGGTATCGGCGGTGATCAGCCGGGCGATATCGGTGTTCATAAAGGCCCCGACCCGGTTCGAAGGGAGCTGCGAATAGGCGGCATCGAGCAGGAAACGCATCGAAGTCTTTTCGGAAAAGATCCCCAAAAAGTTTCCATCGCTGTCGACCACCGGGGCTCCGGAAATTCGGTAATGCAACAGTTTTCGGATGGCGGCCAAAGCATCCTCATCCGGGCTGAGGGAAATCAGCTTGGTAGCCATGAAGTCACGCGCCGTAAGCGTCGGTGCGGTTGGCGCAGTCGTCGAAGTAGGGATCGACATGCAATTATCCTCCTGCAGAAGTGGAATAAGAACCACGCAGAGTTGTCGGACGAGGTCTTTATTTTAACGGACAGAAAAGCTACTTTTCCATCCTTTTTTGTGACATCCGGCAAAAACTAGCGATTGAATAAGTTGCAACTACCATGCCTTTTATGGAAATATCTCGCGGAAAATCGTTCAGATTGACGAATACCAATACACGCGATAACCTTAAATTAGGGATACTTCTGGAGGATAACTCCCATCGTGGCCTTAAACACGGAAAGAACTTCGATGATTCGCCCCGGCGATGTGGTCGTGTACACCAAGACCAAACACACAACGAGCCCTGGTCCTAGGGCTCACGACATCGAGCCGGAATCTCGCGGAGAGTACTACACCTACGCAGTAGACAAGTATTGGATTGTCGAAAGCGTCGAGCCCGATGGCATTATGTGCCGCACGCGACGCGGTAAAAGCCATCGAATCTCTTTGGACGACCCTCGATTGAGACCGGCCAAGTTTTGGGAAAAGCTATTTCTAAGAAGCCGATTCCCGACGCCAGCCTAACTTGCCAGCCCAAGCCAGCACATCAAGCAGAACGCCGCGATCATTCGCGGCGTTCTCTTTTTGGGGTCATGGTAATTGGGAAGCCATTATTTGTCGCCCAACTGATCCTGCATCTTCTTATACTCGGTCGCCATCCGACCAGGGCTACCCATGATGTTGTAGCCGGCGTCGACATGCATAATCTCGCCGGTAATGCCGCCGGCCAAGCTCGACAGCAGAAAAGCCCCGGCGTTCGAGACTTCTTCCATCGTGATATTGCGGTTCAACGGCGAAACGGCTGCGTACAGGTCCAACATCTCTTTCGCACCCACCGCGCTGCTGGCCAGGGTCTTTAGCGGGCCGGCACTGATTGCGTTCACGCGGACGTTGTATTCGCCCATGTCGAACGAAAGATATTTCACAATGCTATCCAAAGCGGCCTTGCAGACGCCCATCATGTTGTAGCCAGGCACGGCTTTTTCGCCGCCAAAGTAGGTCATCGCACAAACGGATGCCCCTTCATTCAAGATCGGCCGGGCCGCATTGGTCAGGGCGATCAGACTATAAGCGCTGATATCCATGGCCATTTTGAAGCCTTCGCGGCTGCACTCAACGGTCGGCACACGCAGGTCGTCGAGCGATGCAAACGCCACCGAATGCAGCAGGAAGTCGATCTTACCCAGCTCGCTTTCGGCAGTCTTGATCACCTCGGCGATGTTTTCGTCGGACTGGACGTCCAAAGGAACCAGGAACTTGGCCTGCTCGAAGTTGTCGGTCAGTTGCGAAACACGGCGACGATTCTTCTTGCGTGCGTCGTCTTCTCGATCTGGCAGGTGAGTGAAACCGCACTCGCCCCCTTCTTCCATAATTTTCTGGGCGATCCCCCAGGCAATCGAATTTCCGTTCGCTACGCCAACGATCAGGCCTTTTTTACCGGTGAATAGTCCCATCGTCTTCTACCCTGGGGAAACATGTCTTCGCGGAATTGATGAATGTCACGCAACCGATTCTCTAGAAATCGCGCAGCGTTTAGGATAACGACATTCGGCCTACCGCAAAAGGCGACCCAATCGCCATAGGGCCTACAAGGCATATGTCTCAGGAAGGATTTAGCCACCGAGCACACAGAGAGCACAGAGGAAAGAGCTTTTTAACCACGGATTTCACGGATAACGCACTTTGCTCAATCGCAATGAAAACCCCACGCCCGCAAAATTCGCAGTTCGTCTTTCCTCCGGTCTTCTCGATGTCCTCGGTGGCTAATCCCCTCTTTGATCGTATCGATTGGGTCAATCGGTCGTTTTGTTCCCCTGATTGCAAACTTGTTACCTGATATGAAAGGCGCTTGCTCATGTCGCTGGAAGGAAAAGTCGTTCTGGTTGTTGGTGGTGGTACTGGGATCGGCAAAGCCATTGCCTTGTCGCTGGCCGCCGACGGAGCGAAGGTCGTTGTCGCAGGCCGCCGATTTGAAGTCCTGGAACAAGTCGCTGCCGAGAGCAATGCCGAAATCCACTGCCACAGCGTCGATGTCGCGGACCGCACCAGCGTGAAGGGCCTGTTCGACTTCGTTTCCAAAACGCTCGGGCAACTCGATATTTTGGTCAATGCCGCCGGCATCAACATCAAAACCCGCAGCATGGCCGAAATGACCCCAGAGCAGTGGGACCAAGTCATGCAAATCAACGCGACCGGCGGCTACAACCTGCTGTATCAGGCGTTGCCCCCCATGCGCGAGCGAAAGGATGGGCTGATTATCAACATCTCGTCGATCTCCGGCAAACGAGCTTACGCCCTGGGCGGCATCGCCTACAGTGCGTCGAAGTTCGCCATGACGGCCCTGGGCACCGCGGTCGGAAACGAAGTCGCCGCCGAGGGGGTTCGCATTACCAACATCTATCCTGGCGAAGTTGAAACGCCTATCCTCGACCAACGCCCCAGCGCCCCGACGGCCGAGCACCGTGCCCGGATGCTGCAGCCGGAAGATTTTAGCGAGGTGGTGCTGTCGATCTGTCACCTGCCACCGAGGGCGCACGTGGCCGAGTTGATTATCAAGCCGACCCAGCAGGAATACACCTAAGATTGCGGCACTCAAGTTGCGGGCAGTGAAGGGCGTTACGAACCGATTCACTGCTCGCTACGGAAAGGTATCTACCATGTCGTTCGACTCCGAGTATCACGAACAGGCCCCAACCCGGGAAGAGATCGATCAAACCACTGGCAAGGTCGTTCTCGAGTTCGGCGCTAACTGGTGCGGCCACTGCCAGGGGCTTGCCCCAACAGTCGAGTCGCTGCTGTCCAGTGCTGACGATGTGCAACACATTCGCGTCGCCGACGGCAAAGGAAAACGCCTGGGTCGCAGCTTCGGAGTGAAGTTGTGGCCGACGCTCGTTTTACTTTCCGATGGGGAAGTGATCGAGCAACTGGTACGGCCATCGCCGGCGCAGTTAAAAAACAATTTCCAGTCGTTCGCCACTCCGTAATCTACCGCGTGGCATCGCTCACAACCCCAAATACGATCATCCCGACGCACGATAGGTTCAGCAGCGTGGCGATGCCCCCTAGGACAATCCCGATCCACGCATGCACCGAACCCTTGACCGCCGGGTTCTGGGCTCTTCGGCGGAGGCCCATGATGCCCAGAACGAAGGCCGGGATCGAGGCGAAAATACCGATCACGGGAAACAGGCCAAGGATCGCCAGGTAGTAGGCCGCTAAAGCTGCCGGATTCTTATAAGGAATCAGTCCGCCGGTGCCGTCTCCGGAGGTATCCAACGGCTCGACGCCGGTGGCCGCTTCCAGCCCGGTATGGGGCGAATTGTATGGATTCGAGTCAGTCATGGCTGGGCCCTTGTCATTGACGAGCTTATGGTAGAAGACCTGCTTCGCTCTGGCAGCCGTAATTTTGCCTCATCCGCGCGATCATTGCGAGATCTGTATGGGCGAAATTACCAGGCATCTGTGCCCGTTGACGAAAGCGGGGCGCTTTCCGACAATTCAATATTCTTTCCGGGGCTTGGGTAGGCTCTGGGGTCACACTAGGTCTCAACCACGACGTTGCCATGAACTTAATCAAGCAAAACGATCCCGCAGTTTGGGCAGCCATCGAGGCCGAACAGGTCCGTCAGGCCGATGGTCTGGAAATGATCGCCTCGGAAAACTACACCAGCGCTGCCATTCAACAGGCCGTCGGTAGCGTACTGACCAACAAGTACGCCGAAGGCTACCCCGGGCGTCGCTACTACGGCGGCTGCGAACATGTCGACGTGGTCGAGCAGTTAGCCATCGACCGAGCCAAACAGCTCTTTGGCGCCGAGCACGCCAACGTCCAGCCGCACGCCGGCAGCCAGGCCAACTTTGCCGTCTACCTGACCGCCGTTGAGCCGGGCGACACGATCCTCGGCTTGGACCTGGCCCATGGTGGCCACCTGACCCACGGCATGAAGCTGAACGTCAGCGGCATTCTGTACAATTTCATCAATTACGGCGTCGACCCTGAAACACATCGTTTGGACTTCGACGCGATCGCCAAGCTGGCCAAAGAGCACAAGCCGAAGTTGATCGTCGCGGGTGCTTCCGCTTACCCACGAGAGATCCCGCACGAAAAGTTCGCCGAGATCGCCAACGATGTCGGAGCAAAGCTGTTTGTCGACATGGCTCACTATGCCGGTCTGGTCGCCGGCGGCATCCACAATAGCCCGGTGCCGTATGCCGACTTTGTGACAACGACCTGTCACAAGACGCTACGTGGCCCGCGTTCTGGTCTGATCCTGTGCAAGGAAGAGCACCAGAAGATGATCAACCGCAACGTCTTCCCCGGCACCCAAGGTGGCCCGTTGATGCACGTCATCGCCGGTAAAGCGTTGTGCTTCCAGGAAGCGTTGCAGCCCGAGTTCAAGCAGTACGCCCAACAAGTGGTCGACAACGCCAAGACCCTGGCCGACGCGCTGATGGCCGGT
Encoded here:
- a CDS encoding SDR family oxidoreductase, with amino-acid sequence MSLEGKVVLVVGGGTGIGKAIALSLAADGAKVVVAGRRFEVLEQVAAESNAEIHCHSVDVADRTSVKGLFDFVSKTLGQLDILVNAAGINIKTRSMAEMTPEQWDQVMQINATGGYNLLYQALPPMRERKDGLIINISSISGKRAYALGGIAYSASKFAMTALGTAVGNEVAAEGVRITNIYPGEVETPILDQRPSAPTAEHRARMLQPEDFSEVVLSICHLPPRAHVAELIIKPTQQEYT
- a CDS encoding serine hydroxymethyltransferase, producing MNLIKQNDPAVWAAIEAEQVRQADGLEMIASENYTSAAIQQAVGSVLTNKYAEGYPGRRYYGGCEHVDVVEQLAIDRAKQLFGAEHANVQPHAGSQANFAVYLTAVEPGDTILGLDLAHGGHLTHGMKLNVSGILYNFINYGVDPETHRLDFDAIAKLAKEHKPKLIVAGASAYPREIPHEKFAEIANDVGAKLFVDMAHYAGLVAGGIHNSPVPYADFVTTTCHKTLRGPRSGLILCKEEHQKMINRNVFPGTQGGPLMHVIAGKALCFQEALQPEFKQYAQQVVDNAKTLADALMAGGLKLVSGGTENHLMLVDVTAVGTTGTAAENALGASGITVNKNMIPFDQRKPMDPSGVRIGTPALTTRGMKTDEMKTIGGWILEALKAPEDAAIHGRIRSEVVTMCEQFPVPGQAVELH
- a CDS encoding thioredoxin family protein, whose translation is MSFDSEYHEQAPTREEIDQTTGKVVLEFGANWCGHCQGLAPTVESLLSSADDVQHIRVADGKGKRLGRSFGVKLWPTLVLLSDGEVIEQLVRPSPAQLKNNFQSFATP
- a CDS encoding DUF4190 domain-containing protein yields the protein MTDSNPYNSPHTGLEAATGVEPLDTSGDGTGGLIPYKNPAALAAYYLAILGLFPVIGIFASIPAFVLGIMGLRRRAQNPAVKGSVHAWIGIVLGGIATLLNLSCVGMIVFGVVSDATR
- a CDS encoding enoyl-ACP reductase FabI; this translates as MGLFTGKKGLIVGVANGNSIAWGIAQKIMEEGGECGFTHLPDREDDARKKNRRRVSQLTDNFEQAKFLVPLDVQSDENIAEVIKTAESELGKIDFLLHSVAFASLDDLRVPTVECSREGFKMAMDISAYSLIALTNAARPILNEGASVCAMTYFGGEKAVPGYNMMGVCKAALDSIVKYLSFDMGEYNVRVNAISAGPLKTLASSAVGAKEMLDLYAAVSPLNRNITMEEVSNAGAFLLSSLAGGITGEIMHVDAGYNIMGSPGRMATEYKKMQDQLGDK